One Nitrosomonadales bacterium DNA window includes the following coding sequences:
- a CDS encoding histidine phosphatase family protein: MELILWRHAEAEDGTPDITRALTAKGRKQAAKTAAFLKAHLPANTRILVSPATRTQQTIAPLGKHFELADAIGPGASAQAVLQAAGWPDADGTVLVVGHQPTLGHIASQLLGCGNDSLSIKKGALWWFSQREGVSQATLRLVIAPDLL; the protein is encoded by the coding sequence GTGGAATTGATCCTGTGGCGACATGCGGAAGCTGAGGACGGCACGCCGGACATCACGCGCGCGCTCACCGCCAAAGGCAGGAAGCAGGCCGCAAAGACTGCCGCATTCCTGAAGGCCCATCTGCCCGCCAACACCCGCATCCTTGTCAGTCCCGCCACCCGCACACAACAGACCATCGCTCCGCTCGGCAAGCATTTCGAACTGGCCGATGCCATCGGCCCCGGCGCCTCTGCACAGGCGGTACTCCAGGCGGCAGGTTGGCCGGATGCCGACGGCACCGTCCTGGTCGTCGGCCATCAACCCACACTCGGCCACATCGCCTCGCAATTGCTCGGTTGCGGAAACGACTCATTAAGCATCAAGAAGGGTGCGCTATGGTGGTTCAGCCAGCGCGAAGGGGTTTCACAAGCCACCTTGCGTCTGGTCATCGCACCGGATCTTTTGTAG
- a CDS encoding DUF1289 domain-containing protein, with translation MPPHSAINHLEVSAATPCTGHCTTALGDDVCRSCLRTFDEITRWVEMNEEERRAVNRRIALEPWEQSVG, from the coding sequence ATGCCGCCGCATTCCGCCATCAACCATCTCGAGGTTTCCGCCGCCACGCCCTGCACCGGGCATTGCACGACCGCGCTGGGCGACGATGTTTGCCGCAGTTGCCTGCGCACGTTCGACGAGATCACGCGCTGGGTGGAGATGAACGAGGAGGAGAGGAGGGCGGTGAACCGGCGTATCGCGCTGGAGCCCTGGGAGCAATCGGTAGGTTGA
- a CDS encoding TonB-dependent receptor, whose amino-acid sequence MQLKRITLYVALAVAPNAFAAETATMPEVSVTAERLQPLPSLNNVGLDRDALDRQRTVTSDTAGLLDGQPGVSLYRAGGVSSLPVIRGMADDRVRVKVDGMDIISACANHMNPPLSYIDPANVASVEVMAGIAPVSVGGDSIAGTIQVDSAAPEFARDGATLLKGQAGAFYRSNNATQDANLSATIANDMLSMRYTGSTVSAKNYRAASAFKAPATITNSLTNATVAGDEVGSSSYQSDNHQLALGLRRDNHLVELKLGLQNIPYQGFPNQRMDTVTSDSQQFNLSYRGQYDWGGLVARAYSEQTRHSMQFLGDKTYWYGALLNVPGMPMDTDGRNTGATVKADIVLSERDIVRTGIEYQQYRLNDWWDPSPPSPMMSPNTFWNINNGQRDRTDIFAEWEARWNPQWVSQLGARYGNVKMDTSNVQGYGAAYNAAATAFNAKNRQRSDNNLDLTALARYTPSEGASFEAGYAMKNRSPNLYERFAWSNTNTMVMNMNNWYGDGNGYVGNLNLKPETAHTLSASAEWRDASQGGWELKVSPYYTRVQNYIDAATCASVGIVCPARTDGFLNLTLSNQSARLYGADLSGKLAISKGGAYGDFDASGVLSYVNGKNLTTGDNLYNIMPLNAKLAVEQRMGGWTNTLEARLVDSKTQVQAARKELAISGYGLVNLRGSYEWKQVRFDLGVENLLDKYYLDPLGGAYVGQGATMGTGVAYGTGVPGMGRSFNAGVTVKF is encoded by the coding sequence ATGCAACTCAAACGGATTACTTTATATGTCGCACTGGCCGTCGCGCCGAACGCTTTCGCCGCGGAGACGGCGACCATGCCGGAAGTCAGCGTAACGGCGGAAAGGTTGCAGCCGCTGCCGTCGTTGAACAATGTCGGTCTGGACCGGGACGCGCTGGACCGCCAGCGGACGGTCACCAGCGATACCGCCGGCCTGCTCGACGGGCAGCCGGGCGTCAGCCTGTACCGCGCGGGCGGCGTATCCAGCCTGCCGGTGATACGCGGCATGGCGGACGACCGCGTGCGCGTGAAGGTCGACGGCATGGACATCATCTCGGCCTGCGCCAATCACATGAACCCGCCGCTGTCGTACATCGATCCCGCCAACGTTGCCAGTGTCGAGGTGATGGCGGGGATCGCCCCGGTCAGCGTCGGCGGCGACAGTATCGCGGGCACGATACAGGTGGATTCCGCCGCACCCGAGTTCGCGCGGGACGGCGCCACGCTATTGAAGGGACAGGCTGGCGCGTTCTATCGCAGCAACAATGCGACGCAGGACGCCAACCTGTCGGCGACCATCGCCAACGACATGCTGTCGATGCGCTATACCGGCTCCACAGTCAGCGCGAAGAACTACCGGGCGGCAAGCGCGTTCAAGGCGCCCGCCACGATCACCAACTCGCTGACCAACGCCACCGTGGCAGGCGACGAGGTCGGCTCTTCCAGCTACCAGTCGGACAATCACCAGCTTGCGCTGGGGCTGCGCCGCGACAACCATCTGGTCGAACTCAAGCTCGGCTTGCAGAACATCCCGTACCAGGGCTTTCCCAACCAGCGCATGGACACGGTAACCAGCGACAGCCAGCAATTCAACCTGAGCTATCGGGGCCAGTACGATTGGGGCGGACTGGTCGCGCGCGCCTACAGCGAACAGACCCGGCACAGCATGCAATTCCTCGGCGACAAGACCTATTGGTACGGCGCATTGCTTAACGTACCCGGCATGCCGATGGACACCGACGGCAGGAACACCGGTGCGACCGTCAAGGCCGACATCGTCCTGTCCGAGCGCGACATCGTGCGCACCGGGATCGAGTACCAGCAATACCGGCTGAACGACTGGTGGGATCCTTCCCCGCCCTCGCCGATGATGTCGCCCAACACCTTCTGGAACATCAACAACGGCCAGCGCGACCGCACCGACATCTTCGCCGAATGGGAAGCGCGCTGGAACCCGCAATGGGTGTCGCAACTGGGCGCCCGTTATGGCAACGTGAAGATGGATACCAGCAACGTGCAGGGTTACGGCGCAGCCTACAATGCCGCCGCCACCGCGTTCAACGCGAAGAATCGCCAGCGCAGCGACAACAACCTCGACCTCACCGCGCTGGCGCGTTACACGCCGAGCGAGGGCGCCAGCTTCGAAGCGGGTTACGCGATGAAGAACCGCTCGCCCAACCTGTACGAACGTTTCGCATGGTCCAACACCAACACCATGGTGATGAACATGAACAACTGGTACGGCGACGGCAACGGCTATGTCGGCAACCTCAACCTCAAGCCCGAGACCGCGCACACCCTGAGCGCCTCCGCCGAATGGCGCGACGCGTCGCAGGGAGGCTGGGAACTGAAGGTGTCGCCCTACTACACCCGCGTGCAGAACTACATCGACGCGGCCACCTGCGCATCGGTCGGCATCGTCTGCCCGGCGCGGACGGACGGCTTCCTCAACCTCACGCTGTCCAACCAGAGCGCGCGGCTGTATGGCGCGGACCTTTCCGGCAAGCTGGCGATCTCCAAAGGCGGCGCATACGGCGACTTCGACGCCAGCGGCGTGCTGAGCTACGTGAACGGCAAGAACCTCACCACCGGCGACAACCTCTACAACATCATGCCGCTCAACGCCAAACTGGCCGTCGAGCAGCGCATGGGCGGCTGGACCAACACGCTGGAAGCGCGTCTGGTCGACAGCAAGACGCAAGTGCAGGCGGCGCGCAAGGAACTGGCGATAAGCGGCTACGGGCTGGTCAACCTGCGCGGCAGCTACGAGTGGAAACAGGTGCGCTTCGACCTGGGTGTGGAGAACCTGCTCGACAAGTACTACCTCGATCCGCTGGGCGGCGCCTATGTCGGTCAGGGGGCGACCATGGGAACCGGCGTGGCTTACGGCACCGGCGTCCCCGGCATGGGGCGCTCGTTCAACGCGGGCGTGACTGTGAAGTTCTAA
- a CDS encoding HNH endonuclease has translation MATNRWTKEQLKLAFHLYCQLPFGKLDMRTPEVIKLAGLIGRTPGAVAMKLSNFASLDPAITGTGRKGLEGASNLDREIWAEFHADWEALAVESELLRRKLDADAQPIDDADEQLIPEDFTGETRRVVTEQRIKQSFFRRAVLSSYRGRCCMSGLSEPRLLIASHIVPWSKDKANRLNPSNGLCLSAIHDRAFDKGLITIDDGFKIVVSDELKRRDESFIREVLVPLHGKSIELPERFMPSAEFLSRHRADIFVDNQKK, from the coding sequence ATGGCTACCAACCGTTGGACGAAAGAACAACTTAAGCTCGCATTCCATCTGTACTGCCAACTACCATTCGGCAAACTAGATATGCGCACCCCGGAAGTCATCAAACTTGCTGGCTTGATTGGGAGGACGCCCGGTGCCGTGGCGATGAAGCTGAGCAACTTTGCCAGTCTCGATCCCGCCATCACGGGCACAGGTCGCAAAGGTCTTGAGGGAGCATCAAATCTTGACCGAGAGATTTGGGCAGAATTTCATGCCGACTGGGAGGCGCTAGCTGTAGAGAGCGAATTGCTCAGGCGAAAACTGGACGCCGATGCACAGCCGATAGACGATGCTGATGAACAGCTCATTCCAGAAGACTTCACCGGAGAGACCCGCAGAGTCGTAACCGAACAGCGCATCAAGCAAAGCTTCTTTCGTCGCGCCGTGCTGAGTAGCTACCGAGGACGCTGCTGTATGTCTGGCTTGTCCGAGCCACGCTTATTGATCGCAAGTCACATCGTACCGTGGAGCAAAGACAAGGCGAATCGTTTGAATCCAAGCAATGGTCTGTGTCTTTCGGCGATTCACGATAGGGCTTTCGATAAAGGGCTGATAACCATCGATGATGGTTTCAAGATCGTTGTGTCAGATGAGCTTAAGCGTCGGGACGAGTCATTCATAAGAGAGGTGCTAGTCCCGCTGCATGGAAAGTCGATTGAGCTACCGGAGCGCTTTATGCCAAGTGCAGAATTTCTGTCACGGCATAGGGCAGACATATTTGTTGATAATCAGAAGAAATGA
- a CDS encoding cytochrome-c peroxidase, with translation MTRQRVLALSIGLFALSAAPGMALAAGSNEPIQPIAAVKPGKPAVVELGKKLYFDPRLSKSGFISCNSCHNLSMGGTDNLKTSIGHNWQQGPINSPTVLNSGMNLAQFWDGRAADLKAQAGGPIANPGEMASNHELAVEVLQSIPGYVREFKTAFGSDKIDIDKVTEAIAAFEKTLVTPDSRFDKWLKGNKNALSKDELAGYKLFKDSGCTACHNGPAVGGNSFQKLGVVEPYKTDNPAEGRIAVTGKDADRFYFKVPTLRNVELTYPYFHDGGAATLGEAVNTMGRIQLGKDFTEEENGRIVAFLKTLTGKQPSFQMPILPPSVDGTPRPQPFGK, from the coding sequence ATGACCAGACAACGCGTACTGGCACTGTCCATTGGACTGTTTGCCCTGTCAGCCGCTCCCGGAATGGCACTGGCTGCCGGCAGTAACGAACCGATCCAGCCCATCGCCGCGGTCAAACCCGGCAAACCGGCCGTCGTCGAACTCGGCAAGAAACTCTACTTCGATCCGCGCCTGTCCAAATCCGGCTTCATCTCCTGCAATTCCTGCCACAACCTCTCGATGGGCGGCACCGACAACCTCAAGACCTCGATCGGCCACAACTGGCAACAGGGCCCGATCAATTCGCCGACCGTGCTGAACTCGGGCATGAACCTCGCGCAGTTCTGGGACGGCCGCGCAGCCGACCTCAAGGCGCAGGCGGGCGGCCCGATCGCGAATCCGGGCGAAATGGCCTCCAACCACGAACTTGCCGTTGAAGTCCTGCAATCCATCCCGGGTTACGTAAGGGAATTCAAAACGGCTTTCGGCTCCGACAAGATCGACATCGACAAGGTCACCGAGGCCATCGCCGCCTTCGAGAAGACGCTGGTCACGCCAGACTCGCGCTTCGACAAATGGCTCAAGGGCAATAAGAATGCCTTGAGCAAGGATGAGTTGGCCGGCTACAAGCTGTTCAAGGACAGCGGTTGCACCGCCTGCCATAACGGCCCCGCTGTCGGCGGCAACTCGTTCCAGAAGCTCGGCGTGGTCGAGCCGTACAAGACCGACAATCCCGCCGAGGGACGCATCGCCGTCACCGGCAAGGATGCCGACCGCTTCTATTTCAAGGTGCCGACGCTGCGCAACGTGGAACTGACCTATCCGTACTTCCACGACGGCGGGGCTGCCACGCTGGGCGAAGCGGTGAACACCATGGGCCGCATCCAGCTCGGCAAGGACTTCACCGAGGAGGAGAACGGCCGGATCGTCGCCTTCCTGAAGACATTGACCGGCAAACAGCCCTCGTTCCAGATGCCGATCCTGCCACCATCCGTCGACGGCACGCCGCGTCCGCAACCTTTCGGCAAGTGA
- a CDS encoding DUF1778 domain-containing protein: MSAITTSKSLRISLRTSAEAKTIIEHAAGLMGMTVPNFMLQSAYEAARRVVSDCDTLMITQRDFAAFNSSMEKPPKPKASLRKLMARRQPACLTEDDVNRRRA; the protein is encoded by the coding sequence ATGTCAGCAATCACCACCAGTAAATCATTGCGAATCAGTTTGCGCACTAGCGCAGAGGCTAAAACCATAATTGAACACGCCGCAGGGTTGATGGGCATGACCGTTCCCAACTTTATGTTGCAGAGCGCATATGAAGCTGCGCGTCGTGTGGTGTCGGACTGCGACACACTCATGATTACCCAGCGTGACTTTGCGGCATTCAACTCGTCCATGGAAAAGCCACCCAAACCAAAAGCGTCGTTGCGCAAGCTCATGGCGCGCCGACAGCCAGCTTGCCTGACTGAAGATGATGTGAATCGCCGGAGGGCATAA
- a CDS encoding type II toxin-antitoxin system Phd/YefM family antitoxin: METILSDLSVSMTEFKKNPNDVLRKSGGQTVAVLNRNKPAFDMVPPERYEAMLEELDGLQLVYLAKERFKQKGRAVEVTMDDL, from the coding sequence ATGGAAACGATACTTTCAGACCTTTCCGTCAGCATGACGGAATTCAAGAAGAATCCGAACGATGTCCTCCGTAAGTCGGGCGGGCAAACGGTCGCCGTGCTCAACCGCAACAAGCCCGCTTTCGACATGGTGCCGCCAGAGCGATACGAAGCCATGCTGGAAGAACTCGATGGCTTGCAACTCGTGTACCTTGCCAAGGAGCGCTTCAAGCAAAAGGGCCGCGCTGTCGAGGTTACGATGGATGATCTCTAG
- a CDS encoding oxidative damage protection protein codes for MTRMVQCVKLGREAEGLERPTYPGPLGQRIFDNVSKEAWQGWIRFQTMLVNENRLNLADAQARKYLATQMENYFFGAGTQMPEGYVPPKN; via the coding sequence ATGACAAGAATGGTGCAGTGCGTGAAACTGGGGCGCGAGGCCGAAGGGCTGGAGCGTCCGACCTATCCCGGTCCGTTGGGCCAACGGATATTCGACAACGTTTCCAAGGAAGCCTGGCAGGGCTGGATACGCTTCCAGACCATGCTGGTGAACGAGAACCGGCTCAATCTGGCCGACGCGCAGGCGCGCAAATATCTCGCCACGCAGATGGAGAACTATTTCTTCGGCGCGGGCACACAGATGCCCGAAGGCTACGTCCCGCCCAAAAACTGA
- a CDS encoding DUF2288 domain-containing protein codes for MSRAERDEIYRAKLNMETAQIAWRELQRYFASGVVIAVSPELDLVEVAFRVSEDDAQQVSQWMDAGGVARVTDEQAKAWYEEDAMVWAVVARPYVLVQSVDGPR; via the coding sequence ATGAGCCGGGCCGAACGGGACGAGATCTATCGCGCCAAGTTGAACATGGAGACCGCGCAGATCGCATGGCGCGAGTTGCAGCGCTATTTTGCCAGCGGTGTCGTGATCGCCGTCAGCCCCGAACTGGATCTGGTGGAGGTGGCGTTCCGGGTGTCGGAAGACGATGCGCAACAGGTGTCGCAATGGATGGACGCCGGCGGGGTCGCGCGTGTGACGGACGAGCAGGCGAAGGCATGGTACGAAGAGGATGCCATGGTCTGGGCTGTGGTGGCGCGGCCTTACGTGCTGGTGCAATCTGTGGACGGACCGCGATAG
- a CDS encoding gamma carbonic anhydrase family protein translates to MTLSSYLSASPTLGDRVYLHPSCQVIGDVIIGDDSSVWCNAVLRGDVNRIVIGRGTNVQDLSLGHVSHKSVDKPEGSPLIIGDHVTIGHSVVLHGCTIGNECLIGMGSIILDDAVIHDRVVVGAGSLVTQGKVLESGMLYMGRPAKAVRKLTEEELDYLRYSAEHYMRLKDDYLKGSGK, encoded by the coding sequence ATGACTTTATCTTCCTATCTCTCTGCCTCCCCCACCCTCGGCGACCGCGTCTATCTGCATCCGTCCTGTCAGGTCATCGGCGACGTGATCATCGGCGACGACAGTTCGGTGTGGTGCAACGCGGTGCTGCGCGGCGACGTGAATCGCATCGTGATCGGGCGCGGCACGAACGTGCAGGATCTGAGCCTCGGCCATGTGTCGCACAAGTCGGTGGACAAACCGGAGGGTTCGCCGCTGATCATCGGCGACCATGTGACCATCGGCCATTCGGTTGTTTTGCACGGCTGCACCATCGGCAACGAATGCCTGATCGGGATGGGCTCCATCATCCTCGACGATGCGGTGATCCACGACCGCGTGGTGGTCGGAGCGGGCAGCCTGGTGACGCAGGGCAAGGTGCTGGAGAGCGGCATGCTGTACATGGGGCGCCCCGCGAAAGCGGTGCGCAAGCTGACGGAAGAGGAACTCGACTATCTGCGCTATTCCGCCGAGCATTACATGCGGCTGAAGGACGACTATCTGAAAGGATCGGGCAAATAG
- a CDS encoding Txe/YoeB family addiction module toxin — translation MVAWSLVYSKQALKDAKKITASGLKPKAEALLSVIAVEPFQNPPPFEKLVGDLAGTYSRRINIQHRLVYEVFAKERTVRVLRMWTHYE, via the coding sequence GTGGTAGCTTGGTCGCTGGTGTATTCGAAGCAGGCACTCAAAGATGCCAAGAAGATCACGGCCAGTGGGCTCAAGCCAAAAGCGGAGGCGCTATTATCGGTAATCGCCGTCGAGCCTTTTCAAAATCCTCCGCCTTTTGAAAAGTTGGTTGGCGACCTCGCTGGAACTTATTCGCGCCGCATCAATATTCAGCATCGCCTCGTGTATGAGGTCTTTGCAAAAGAGAGAACGGTTCGTGTGCTACGCATGTGGACACATTACGAATAG
- the pap gene encoding polyphosphate:AMP phosphotransferase — protein sequence MFESAELGHKIDKATYDAEVPKLREALLEAQMDLAKLAKFPVIILVGGVDGAGRGETVNLLNEWMDPRFVETHGMGEPSDEELDRPMMWRFWRALPPKGKVGVFLGSWYTWPILNRVHGITKNSQLDQSLERAKRLEKMLVDEGALVIKFWLHLSKDKQQKRLKMLEKDPKTRWRVTKRDWEHYKLYDKFNAVHESVVRHTSTAEAPWIIVEGYDARYRGLTVGKTILDAIQKRVKEAGKKTEVSAPPPLPSIDQINVLKALDMKQKLEKKKYQSELEKYQGKLALLSRDPRFRNITVVAMFEGNDAAGKGGAIRRITSALDARQYNIVPIAAPTEEERAQPYLWRFWRHIPRKGRVTIFDRSWYGRVLVERVEGFCSRSDWMRAYSEINDFEGQLARHRIVVVKFWLTITKEEQLRRFKEREKIGFKRFKITEEDWRNRKKWDEYEHAVCDMVDRTSTEISPWTLVEANDKYFARIKVLETLCQRIEAEMKKK from the coding sequence ATGTTTGAATCTGCTGAACTCGGACACAAGATAGACAAAGCCACCTATGACGCGGAAGTGCCCAAGCTGCGCGAAGCATTGCTTGAAGCACAGATGGACTTGGCCAAGCTGGCGAAATTCCCGGTCATCATCCTGGTCGGCGGCGTGGACGGCGCGGGGCGCGGCGAGACCGTGAACCTGCTCAATGAATGGATGGATCCGCGCTTCGTGGAAACGCACGGCATGGGCGAACCGTCCGACGAGGAACTGGACCGCCCGATGATGTGGCGCTTCTGGCGTGCATTGCCACCCAAGGGCAAGGTCGGCGTGTTCCTCGGTTCCTGGTACACCTGGCCGATACTCAACCGCGTGCATGGCATCACCAAGAATTCGCAACTGGACCAGAGCCTGGAGCGCGCCAAGCGCCTCGAGAAGATGCTGGTGGACGAAGGCGCGCTGGTGATCAAGTTCTGGCTGCACCTGTCCAAGGATAAACAGCAGAAACGCCTGAAGATGCTGGAGAAGGATCCCAAGACCCGCTGGCGCGTCACCAAGCGCGACTGGGAACATTACAAACTGTACGACAAGTTCAACGCCGTGCACGAGAGCGTGGTGCGCCATACCAGCACCGCCGAAGCACCGTGGATCATCGTCGAGGGCTACGACGCGCGCTACCGTGGCCTGACCGTGGGCAAGACCATCCTTGATGCGATCCAGAAACGCGTCAAGGAAGCCGGCAAGAAGACCGAGGTCTCCGCGCCGCCGCCGCTGCCGTCGATCGACCAGATCAATGTGCTGAAGGCGCTCGACATGAAGCAGAAGCTCGAGAAGAAGAAATACCAGTCCGAGCTGGAGAAATACCAGGGCAAGCTGGCCCTGCTGTCGCGCGATCCGAGGTTCAGGAACATCACCGTGGTCGCGATGTTCGAGGGCAACGATGCGGCAGGGAAGGGCGGCGCCATCCGGCGCATCACCAGTGCGCTGGACGCACGTCAATACAACATCGTGCCGATCGCAGCGCCGACCGAGGAAGAACGCGCCCAGCCTTACCTGTGGCGTTTCTGGCGGCACATCCCGCGCAAGGGCCGCGTGACCATCTTCGATCGATCGTGGTATGGCCGCGTGCTGGTCGAACGCGTCGAGGGCTTCTGCTCCAGATCGGACTGGATGCGTGCCTACAGCGAGATCAACGATTTCGAGGGGCAACTGGCACGTCACCGGATCGTGGTCGTCAAGTTCTGGCTGACCATCACCAAGGAAGAACAGTTGCGCCGCTTCAAGGAACGCGAAAAGATCGGCTTCAAGCGCTTCAAGATCACCGAGGAAGACTGGCGCAACCGCAAGAAATGGGACGAATATGAGCACGCGGTATGTGACATGGTCGACCGCACCAGCACCGAGATCTCCCCGTGGACGCTGGTGGAAGCCAACGACAAGTACTTCGCGCGCATCAAGGTGCTGGAAACTTTGTGCCAGCGCATCGAAGCGGAAATGAAAAAGAAATGA
- a CDS encoding YkgJ family cysteine cluster protein encodes MNCRPSCAACCIAPSITSPIPGMPDGKPAGVRCVQLTDDDRCAIFGRPERPSFCATLQPSAEMCGDSREAALAWLARLERATRPSV; translated from the coding sequence ATGAACTGCCGCCCCTCCTGCGCCGCCTGCTGCATCGCGCCCTCGATCACCTCTCCCATCCCCGGCATGCCGGATGGCAAGCCCGCCGGGGTGCGCTGTGTTCAGCTGACGGATGACGACCGTTGTGCGATATTTGGCCGTCCCGAGCGCCCTTCTTTCTGTGCCACGTTGCAGCCTTCGGCGGAGATGTGTGGCGATTCGCGCGAGGCGGCGCTGGCGTGGCTGGCGCGTTTGGAACGCGCGACCAGGCCGTCGGTATAA
- a CDS encoding type II toxin-antitoxin system Phd/YefM family antitoxin, producing the protein MNTLTASEARANLYRLIDDAAESHRPIAISGKRNSAVLVSADDWSAIQETLYLLSVPGMRESIKQGMAEPLAKSSKAIKW; encoded by the coding sequence CCGCTAGCGAAGCCCGCGCCAATCTCTATCGACTCATTGATGATGCCGCCGAGTCGCATCGCCCTATCGCCATCTCTGGCAAGCGCAACAGTGCGGTGCTTGTTTCCGCAGATGATTGGAGTGCCATCCAAGAGACGCTCTACTTGCTCTCCGTTCCGGGTATGCGTGAGTCGATCAAGCAAGGTATGGCCGAGCCTCTTGCCAAAAGTTCGAAGGCGATCAAGTGGTAG